In Bacteroidota bacterium, one genomic interval encodes:
- a CDS encoding DinB family protein has product MKTIHALIAVLTVAFLLMQPVRAQQKDPIEKPPAPTGFRGEFIGQLNDVEKKIEELAGAMPENSYSWRPMEGVRSVSEVYMHIAGANYLFPTFIGVKKPEGLEKNLEKNVTEKAKVIQALKVSFNHLRTAVLQTPDSDLDKATKMFGDDATYRGVIFEAALHLHEHLGQSIAYARMNKVVPPWTAAEQAAEKDAKKDTKK; this is encoded by the coding sequence ATGAAAACAATCCACGCTCTGATTGCCGTCCTCACGGTCGCCTTCCTGCTCATGCAGCCGGTCCGGGCGCAGCAGAAAGATCCGATCGAAAAACCTCCCGCCCCCACAGGATTCCGGGGAGAGTTCATTGGCCAGTTAAACGATGTGGAGAAGAAGATCGAAGAACTGGCCGGGGCCATGCCCGAGAATTCCTACTCCTGGAGGCCGATGGAGGGTGTCCGGTCGGTCAGCGAAGTCTATATGCATATCGCCGGTGCCAATTATCTCTTTCCGACGTTCATCGGTGTCAAGAAGCCGGAAGGACTGGAAAAGAACCTGGAGAAGAATGTGACGGAAAAGGCGAAGGTGATACAGGCTCTCAAGGTGTCCTTTAACCATCTTCGCACCGCCGTGCTCCAGACGCCCGATTCGGATCTTGACAAGGCGACGAAGATGTTCGGCGATGACGCGACCTACCGGGGGGTGATCTTCGAAGCCGCGCTTCACCTGCATGAACACCTGGGTCAATCGATTGCGTATGCCAGGATGAACAAAGTGGTCCCTCCCTGGACCGCGGCAGAGCAGGCTGCAGAGAAGGACGCGAAGAAGGATACGAAAAAGTAA
- a CDS encoding amylo-alpha-1,6-glucosidase — MTLQELGIEVKGASREVAYTNKEAGVFYTETNASHRSAWQGWRVMSREIMEDYSVEIDGVELRRSDIVRAVVYPHQIVREYANGVRETVTLLDFVNAIWIEIDSVRGDHIAVRPIFSDLHSADDFTLKTLNGGLMIGRNGHLAPTPAERYPGWIAVSILPASEFALSIYEGKEYGRNFSPAALRSGLRSTGFAAVIAAGDSAEAAADLASSIVGNYKTKEPVSGRKKRIEQLLNRSYLRTGNGPLDKALAWARVSLDALIMNQTKKGIFAGLPWFDDYWGRDSFISLPGATLVTGNFADAKSILRSFAEWQDTLPTSPTYGRIPNTVTTNSISYNSADGTPRFVRALGEYIRYSGDTTFAKEMYRVVSRSIEGTLKYHADRNYFLTHGDAETWMDAVGPRGGWSPRGNRADDVQALWYDELRVGAELARMAGAGGPERESADRWSRISDTLAANFNRQFLRAGGGEVYDHLRPGGAPDLRMRPNQLFAIGLVRDETVRRTVFENVTRELVYSHGVATLSQEDEDFHPYHHYPPFYVPDEAYHNGIVWPWLAGRWIDLAASYGLSNTAFEVTGNMSHQLLDRGAVGTLSELLDAAPRPGQTEPSLSGAYSQAWSLAEFVRSFYQAYLGVEADAPGSTLTLKPRLPSAIPHADFDAVIGSSTVAVGYEAEPGSFSITLSSQPKAANLNVVVYPPVEFATVRNDLPAGSTGMSDLLLRGIRTQLPPGGSIQLKIDKNGVTQADGSGTSRLPEKDSISVPDPRRFAGLKLASPLVRPWLKALRPPPYPLLTLADIKPKDPSAVNLYDAADPEGDDTGPGTYTYPKTPSLKPGSLDIVHFSVSADKSNLYFRLQFRELSDPGWHPEYGFQLTYAAIAIDKDGKPGSGQTKVGMNSKYTFSKDFGFEEIIYVGGGIRIEDSKGKVLAEYMPAPGDERDPLGNAGTKTIQFGIPQRILGSPQAKWRYAVLIGAQDDHGGAGIGDFRSVEAVAGEWVGGGKPKPDDPNVYDVLLPKK; from the coding sequence ATGACCCTGCAAGAACTCGGCATCGAGGTGAAAGGGGCTTCACGGGAGGTGGCATATACGAATAAGGAAGCAGGTGTGTTTTATACCGAAACGAACGCCTCCCACCGTTCCGCATGGCAGGGCTGGCGCGTCATGTCGAGGGAAATCATGGAGGACTATTCCGTCGAGATCGACGGCGTGGAGCTTCGCCGCTCGGACATCGTTCGGGCGGTCGTCTATCCCCATCAGATTGTCCGGGAATACGCCAACGGGGTGCGCGAAACGGTCACGCTTCTCGATTTCGTCAACGCGATCTGGATCGAGATCGACAGCGTCAGGGGCGATCACATCGCGGTCAGGCCGATCTTCAGCGATCTTCACAGCGCGGATGATTTCACCCTCAAGACCCTGAACGGCGGTCTCATGATAGGCCGGAACGGCCATCTCGCTCCGACTCCGGCGGAGCGCTATCCCGGATGGATTGCGGTCTCGATTCTTCCCGCTTCCGAATTCGCGCTCTCGATTTACGAGGGGAAGGAATACGGGCGCAATTTTTCGCCCGCGGCGCTTCGCTCCGGCCTCAGGAGCACCGGATTTGCCGCCGTGATCGCCGCCGGAGATTCCGCCGAGGCGGCCGCGGACCTCGCCTCCTCCATCGTCGGGAATTACAAGACGAAAGAGCCGGTTTCCGGGCGCAAGAAAAGGATCGAGCAACTCCTGAACCGGTCCTATCTTCGGACCGGCAACGGACCTCTCGACAAAGCGTTGGCGTGGGCGAGAGTCTCTCTCGACGCTCTGATCATGAATCAAACGAAGAAAGGCATCTTCGCCGGGCTCCCCTGGTTCGATGATTACTGGGGGAGAGACTCGTTCATCTCTCTCCCCGGGGCCACGCTTGTCACAGGTAATTTTGCCGATGCGAAATCGATCCTTCGGTCGTTCGCGGAATGGCAGGATACACTTCCGACCAGCCCGACATACGGACGGATTCCCAATACCGTCACCACTAACTCGATTTCCTACAACAGCGCCGACGGCACGCCCCGATTCGTCCGGGCTCTCGGCGAGTATATCCGCTATTCGGGTGACACAACGTTCGCCAAGGAGATGTACCGCGTTGTGAGCCGGTCGATCGAAGGGACTCTGAAATACCACGCCGACCGAAACTACTTTTTGACGCACGGGGATGCGGAAACCTGGATGGATGCGGTCGGCCCGCGCGGAGGATGGTCCCCCCGGGGAAATCGCGCCGACGACGTCCAGGCGCTCTGGTATGACGAGCTTCGGGTAGGGGCGGAGCTTGCGAGGATGGCAGGCGCTGGCGGACCGGAACGCGAGTCGGCGGACCGGTGGTCCCGGATCAGCGACACGCTCGCCGCGAATTTCAACAGGCAGTTTCTCAGGGCAGGGGGAGGCGAGGTCTACGACCACCTTCGCCCGGGCGGAGCGCCGGACCTCCGGATGCGCCCGAACCAGCTCTTCGCAATCGGCCTCGTCCGCGACGAGACCGTCCGGAGGACCGTATTTGAGAACGTGACGCGAGAACTCGTCTATTCCCACGGCGTCGCGACTCTGTCGCAGGAGGACGAAGATTTTCATCCGTACCACCACTATCCGCCGTTCTATGTGCCGGATGAAGCATACCATAACGGAATCGTGTGGCCCTGGCTCGCGGGCCGGTGGATCGATCTTGCCGCATCGTATGGGTTGTCGAACACCGCGTTCGAGGTGACCGGGAATATGTCGCATCAGCTGCTCGATCGCGGTGCCGTGGGCACCCTCTCCGAGTTGCTGGACGCCGCTCCGCGCCCCGGTCAGACCGAACCGAGCCTCTCGGGGGCATATTCCCAGGCATGGAGTCTCGCCGAGTTCGTCCGCAGTTTTTACCAGGCGTACCTTGGCGTGGAGGCTGACGCGCCCGGCTCGACCCTCACCCTGAAACCCCGGCTCCCGTCGGCGATCCCGCACGCCGATTTCGATGCGGTGATCGGATCAAGCACGGTCGCGGTCGGATACGAAGCGGAGCCCGGCTCGTTCAGCATCACCCTTTCCTCGCAGCCAAAGGCGGCGAATCTGAATGTCGTCGTGTATCCCCCCGTTGAATTTGCGACAGTCCGGAACGATCTCCCCGCCGGCTCAACCGGCATGAGCGACCTGCTGCTGCGGGGGATCCGGACCCAGCTTCCGCCGGGAGGGTCGATTCAGCTGAAGATCGATAAGAACGGCGTCACGCAGGCGGATGGGAGCGGCACGTCGCGCCTCCCGGAGAAAGATTCGATTTCCGTGCCCGATCCCCGCCGGTTCGCGGGGCTCAAGCTCGCCTCTCCGCTTGTGAGGCCGTGGCTCAAGGCGCTTCGTCCGCCGCCCTACCCGCTCCTCACCCTCGCTGACATCAAGCCGAAAGACCCGTCGGCGGTGAACCTGTATGACGCCGCAGATCCGGAGGGTGACGATACCGGGCCGGGCACGTATACCTATCCAAAGACTCCCAGCTTGAAACCGGGAAGCCTGGATATCGTTCATTTCTCGGTTTCTGCCGACAAAAGCAACCTCTATTTTCGATTGCAGTTCAGAGAGCTCTCCGATCCGGGATGGCACCCCGAGTACGGATTCCAGCTGACCTACGCGGCGATCGCCATCGACAAGGACGGGAAGCCCGGCTCGGGCCAAACGAAAGTCGGAATGAACTCGAAATATACATTCTCAAAGGATTTTGGTTTCGAGGAGATCATCTATGTGGGGGGAGGAATCCGGATCGAGGATTCGAAGGGGAAGGTCCTCGCGGAGTATATGCCCGCCCCCGGTGACGAAAGGGATCCGCTCGGTAATGCCGGAACGAAGACGATTCAATTTGGCATCCCCCAGAGAATCCTGGGCTCCCCGCAGGCGAAGTGGCGTTACGCGGTCTTGATCGGCGCGCAGGACGATCACGGCGGCGCCGGGATCGGGGACTTCAGGAGTGTCGAGGCCGTCGCCGGCGAGTGGGTGGGGGGCGGCAAACCGAAACCGGACGATCCGAATGTGTACGATGTCTTGTTGCCCAAAAAATAA
- a CDS encoding insulinase family protein, whose amino-acid sequence MWRSTPVERPSKDLRRGRPVIPASTLLAAAALFFFHPAPAPGEPRQGVKTGEASPAADLSRPLPLDTGVTSGRLKNGLTYFIRTNRKPEKRAELRLVVNAGSVLEDEDQRGLAHFVEHMAFNGTAHFRKQELVSYLESAGMRFGPDVNAYTGFEETVYMLQIPTDSAEIVKKSFVILEDWAHTISFDDDEVEKERGVIIEEWRLGRGAGARMRDKQFPFLFKDSKYAERLPIGLKPIIEKCRPETLRRFYRTWYRPEQMAVIAVGDFDRSSIEQLIREQFSGIEPAKQPQSPPSFPVPDHDQTLYAIATDSEATLSSVSIDYLHEVEAESTEADYRRTLIGALYNSMLNQRLGELTKKPDPPFLFASSSYGNLVRTKSAYSLEAGVRDGGIPRGMETILKEARKVKLYGFTQAELDRQKKDFLRFMEEAYRERDKTESEGLASELIRHYLEKEPVPGIAFEFELYKKYLPEISLSEIDQFAARWMTDRNRVVLVNAPEKRGLETPEARQLAAVFDSANASSVEAYADTVSGAPLLAAPPAPGTLADQKEVVAVGVTEWRLSNGIRVILRPTDFKNDEVIFSAFSPGGSSVVPDSEYIPAVTATSIVEEGGVAGFDAIMLQKMLAGKVVSVSPNIGELDEGLSGNSAPRDLETMFQLIYLYFTAPRADSSAYLAYRSRIKAYLQNRSSRPESAFEDTVGVTLSQYHPRRQPWTEKLFGQMDLQSSLDIYRDRFADASDFTFLFVGNITPDQIRPYVLQYLGSLPALRRNERWRDIGVRPPKGVIEKSVHKGIEPKSQVEIIFTGPFEWSQGNRYILNSLSSTLEIRLREILREEKGGTYGVSVSGSTEHYPVPGYSFRIGFSCAPERVEELSKSMFAEIKRFKESGVEESYVAKVKETQRRERETDKKTNGFWLSYLGYYYQNEEDPANINRYDALVAGLTPGALQEAARRYLDMKNYVDVVLYPRQ is encoded by the coding sequence GTGTGGCGGAGTACGCCCGTTGAACGGCCGTCGAAAGACCTCCGCCGCGGCCGCCCCGTCATCCCCGCATCCACCCTCCTCGCAGCTGCCGCCCTCTTTTTTTTCCACCCGGCTCCCGCTCCAGGGGAACCACGCCAGGGTGTGAAAACGGGGGAGGCGTCTCCGGCCGCCGATCTCAGCCGGCCGCTTCCGCTCGACACCGGGGTGACGAGCGGGAGGTTGAAAAACGGCCTGACGTATTTCATCAGGACCAACAGGAAGCCGGAAAAGCGGGCGGAGCTCCGGCTCGTCGTCAACGCGGGTTCGGTTCTCGAAGACGAAGACCAACGGGGGCTCGCGCATTTTGTCGAGCACATGGCGTTCAACGGAACGGCTCATTTCAGGAAGCAGGAGCTCGTCAGTTACCTTGAATCGGCGGGGATGCGCTTCGGACCCGACGTCAACGCCTACACAGGGTTCGAAGAGACCGTCTATATGCTTCAGATTCCGACGGATTCCGCCGAGATCGTGAAGAAGTCGTTCGTCATCCTCGAGGACTGGGCGCACACGATCAGCTTCGACGACGACGAGGTGGAGAAGGAACGCGGAGTCATCATCGAAGAATGGCGGCTGGGACGCGGGGCCGGGGCGCGGATGCGGGACAAGCAATTCCCTTTTCTGTTCAAGGATTCGAAGTACGCGGAACGCCTCCCGATCGGCTTGAAACCGATTATCGAGAAATGCCGCCCGGAAACCCTCCGGCGCTTCTACAGGACGTGGTACCGCCCCGAGCAGATGGCGGTGATCGCGGTCGGCGATTTCGACCGATCGTCGATCGAGCAGCTTATCCGGGAGCAGTTCTCCGGTATCGAACCGGCCAAACAGCCGCAATCCCCCCCTTCGTTTCCTGTCCCGGATCACGATCAGACCCTCTACGCCATCGCCACGGACTCCGAAGCCACGCTTTCGAGCGTCTCCATCGATTATCTTCACGAGGTGGAGGCCGAGAGCACGGAAGCCGATTATCGCCGGACGCTGATCGGCGCGCTCTACAACAGCATGCTCAACCAGCGGCTCGGCGAACTGACGAAGAAGCCGGATCCCCCCTTCCTCTTTGCTTCCTCCTCCTACGGCAATCTCGTCCGGACGAAGAGCGCCTACTCGCTCGAAGCGGGGGTCAGGGACGGGGGCATTCCGCGGGGAATGGAAACGATTCTCAAGGAAGCCCGGAAAGTCAAGCTCTACGGATTCACGCAGGCGGAATTGGACCGGCAAAAGAAGGACTTCCTCAGGTTCATGGAGGAGGCGTACCGCGAGCGCGACAAGACGGAATCGGAGGGCCTTGCCTCCGAGTTGATACGGCACTATCTGGAGAAGGAACCGGTCCCGGGGATCGCCTTTGAATTCGAGTTGTACAAGAAATACCTGCCGGAGATCTCCCTCTCCGAGATCGATCAGTTCGCCGCGAGGTGGATGACCGACAGAAACAGGGTCGTCCTGGTGAACGCGCCGGAGAAGCGGGGGCTGGAAACGCCGGAGGCCCGGCAACTTGCCGCTGTCTTCGACTCGGCGAACGCGTCGAGCGTCGAGGCGTATGCGGATACCGTTTCGGGAGCGCCGCTTCTCGCGGCTCCGCCTGCTCCGGGGACGCTTGCGGATCAGAAGGAAGTCGTCGCAGTCGGCGTGACGGAATGGCGTCTCTCAAACGGCATCCGCGTTATCCTGAGGCCCACCGATTTCAAAAATGACGAGGTCATCTTTTCGGCCTTCAGCCCGGGCGGATCGTCCGTTGTGCCCGACAGCGAATATATTCCCGCGGTGACGGCCACCTCGATCGTCGAAGAGGGCGGAGTCGCCGGCTTCGACGCCATCATGCTCCAAAAAATGCTCGCCGGGAAGGTGGTGAGCGTCTCCCCGAATATCGGCGAACTGGACGAAGGATTGTCGGGCAACAGCGCCCCGCGGGATCTCGAAACGATGTTCCAGCTCATCTACCTTTATTTCACGGCTCCGCGGGCGGATAGCTCCGCGTATCTCGCCTACAGGTCGAGGATCAAAGCGTATCTCCAGAACCGGAGCTCCCGCCCGGAATCCGCGTTCGAGGACACTGTCGGGGTGACGCTTTCGCAATACCATCCCCGGAGGCAGCCCTGGACCGAGAAGCTCTTCGGTCAGATGGATTTGCAATCGTCGCTCGACATTTACCGCGACCGGTTCGCGGACGCGAGCGATTTCACCTTCCTCTTCGTGGGGAATATCACGCCCGATCAGATTCGTCCGTACGTTCTGCAGTACCTCGGTTCCCTCCCCGCCCTCCGGCGGAATGAGCGCTGGAGGGACATCGGAGTGCGGCCTCCGAAAGGCGTCATAGAGAAATCGGTTCATAAGGGGATCGAGCCGAAGAGCCAGGTGGAGATTATTTTTACGGGCCCCTTCGAGTGGTCGCAGGGGAACCGGTACATCCTCAACTCCCTCTCCAGCACGCTGGAAATCCGGCTCCGCGAGATTCTGAGGGAGGAGAAGGGGGGCACCTACGGCGTATCGGTCTCCGGGTCGACGGAGCACTACCCCGTTCCCGGGTATTCGTTCAGGATCGGATTTTCCTGCGCGCCCGAGAGGGTGGAGGAGCTTTCGAAGTCGATGTTCGCGGAGATCAAGCGGTTCAAGGAATCGGGGGTCGAGGAGAGCTACGTGGCCAAGGTGAAGGAAACGCAGCGGCGCGAGCGCGAAACCGATAAGAAGACCAACGGCTTCTGGCTCTCCTACCTGGGCTACTATTATCAGAACGAGGAGGACCCGGCGAACATCAACCGCTACGATGCGCTCGTGGCCGGATTGACTCCGGGTGCACTTCAGGAAGCGGCGCGCCGCTACCTCGACATGAAAAACTACGTCGACGTCGTGCTCTATCCCCGCCAGTGA
- a CDS encoding PAS domain S-box protein has product MDAKLHVLILEDDPNDAELTENALKRAGVSLETRRVDTKEAFLRELDQFDPDLILADYSLPSFGGMAALDICRKKCPDTPVIVVSGVIGEEFAIETLKQGATDYVLKQRLSRLIPVVHRALRESEERVKRRLMEEALRENEKKFRELFNNLNDAVLLNELTKDHNPGRILEVNDVACRILGYERYELLEMSRSDIESKEGIEYLKKLLHNKQKHASFTFETALKSKFGGVIPFETNTRIFNMKGEEVVLSIARDITERRQAQAAREKLIQELQQALAQVKSLKGLLPICSWCKRIRDDHGYWLEVEAYLHENSEVDFSHGICPECTERYKKQHFEKRSRSSPESSSSAV; this is encoded by the coding sequence TACTGGAAGATGATCCGAACGACGCGGAACTTACCGAAAACGCGCTGAAGCGCGCTGGCGTCTCTCTCGAGACCCGCCGGGTCGATACCAAGGAGGCGTTTCTTCGTGAACTCGATCAGTTCGATCCCGATCTGATCCTCGCCGACTACTCGCTCCCCTCATTTGGCGGCATGGCCGCCCTGGACATTTGCAGGAAAAAGTGTCCGGACACGCCCGTCATCGTCGTTTCGGGAGTGATCGGGGAAGAGTTCGCCATCGAGACGCTCAAGCAGGGCGCGACCGACTACGTCCTCAAGCAGCGCCTGTCGAGGCTGATCCCCGTCGTCCACCGCGCTCTCCGCGAATCGGAGGAGCGGGTGAAACGCCGTCTCATGGAGGAGGCCCTCCGGGAAAACGAAAAAAAATTCCGCGAACTCTTCAACAATCTGAACGACGCGGTCCTGTTGAACGAATTGACGAAAGACCACAACCCCGGCCGCATCCTGGAAGTGAACGATGTCGCGTGCCGGATCCTCGGCTACGAGCGGTATGAACTTCTCGAGATGAGCCGCTCGGATATCGAGTCGAAGGAAGGAATTGAGTATCTCAAGAAGCTCCTCCATAACAAGCAAAAACATGCGAGCTTCACGTTCGAAACCGCATTGAAGTCCAAGTTCGGGGGAGTGATTCCCTTTGAAACGAACACGCGCATCTTCAACATGAAGGGGGAGGAAGTCGTCCTTTCGATCGCACGGGATATCACCGAACGGAGACAGGCACAGGCGGCGAGGGAAAAGCTCATCCAGGAGCTCCAACAGGCGCTCGCGCAGGTGAAATCCCTCAAGGGCCTTCTCCCCATCTGTTCCTGGTGCAAGCGGATACGCGACGACCACGGGTACTGGCTCGAGGTCGAGGCCTACCTGCACGAGAACTCCGAAGTCGATTTCAGCCATGGGATTTGCCCCGAGTGCACCGAACGGTACAAGAAACAGCATTTCGAAAAAAGAAGCAGGTCCAGCCCGGAAAGCAGCTCATCGGCAGTTTGA